From one Bos indicus isolate NIAB-ARS_2022 breed Sahiwal x Tharparkar chromosome 16, NIAB-ARS_B.indTharparkar_mat_pri_1.0, whole genome shotgun sequence genomic stretch:
- the COX20 gene encoding cytochrome c oxidase assembly protein COX20, mitochondrial isoform X2, whose amino-acid sequence MPFKLLGILDVENIPCARDSVLYGSLGSVVAGLGHFLLTSRIRRSCDVGVGGFIVVTLGCWFHCRYNYAKLRIQERLAREGIKNKILYESTHLDPARKQTNGGSSSS is encoded by the exons atg cCCTTTAAACTCCTAGGAATTTTAGATGTTGAAAACATTCCCTGTGCACGGGATTCGGTATTATATGGCTCATTAGGATCTGTTGTGGCTGGCCTTGGACATTTTTTGTTAACTA GCAGAATTAGAAGATCATGTGACGTTGGAGTAGGAGGATTTATCGTGGTGACTTTAGGATGCTG GTTCCACTGTAGGTATAATTATGCAAAGCTAAGAATCCAGGAAAGACTTGCCAGAGAAGGAATTAAAAACAAGATTTTATATGAAAGTACCCACCTTGATCCTGCAAGAAAACAAACCAACggcggtagcagcagcagctga